A single region of the Vicia villosa cultivar HV-30 ecotype Madison, WI linkage group LG4, Vvil1.0, whole genome shotgun sequence genome encodes:
- the LOC131595913 gene encoding CRAL-TRIO domain-containing protein YKL091C-like translates to MAEESDYTLTQFKNSVTKLGSSTQGYGDATLMRFLIARSMDSDKAAKMFVQWRKWRDTMVPNGFISDSEVPDELETRKIFLQGLSQDKFPLMIVQACRHFPSKDQNQFKKFIVHLLDKTIASAFKGREIGNEKLIGVLDLQNIGYKNVDARGLITGFQFLQSYYPERLAKCYILHMPWFFVSVWRLVSSFLDKATQEKIVIISNEDERKKFIDEVGEEILPEEYGGRAKLVAIQDFEVTPQENGRTN, encoded by the exons ATGGCTGAAGAATCAGACTACACACTCACCCAATTCAAAAACTCTGTCACAAAACTTGGTTCATCTACACAG GGTTATGGGGACGCTACACTGATGAGGTTTCTGATTGCTCGGTCAATGGATTCCGATAAAGCAGCCAAGATGTTTGTTCAATGGCGTAAGTGGAGAGATACTATGGTTCCTAATGGGTTCATTTCAGATTCTGAAGTTCCTGATGAGTTGGAAACTAGAAAGATCTTTTTGCAGGGTTTGTCTCAAGATAAGTTTCCTCTCATGATTGTTCAAGCATGTAGACACTTTCCTTCCAAAGATCAGAATCAATTCAAGA AATTTATAGTACATTTACTCGACAAGACAATTGCGAG TGCTTTTAAAGGAAGGGAGATAGGAAATGAGAAGTTGATTGGAGTTCTTGATCTGCAGAATATTGGTTATAAGAATGTTGATGCGCGTGGTTTAATTACAGGATTTCAATTTTTACAG AGTTACTACCCTGAACGTTTAGCAAAGTGCTATATTTTACATATGCCATGGTTTTTTGTGAGTGTTTGGAGATTAGTTTCTAGCTTCCTAGACAAGGCAACACAAGAAAAG ATTGTAATCATAAGCAATGAAGATGAGAGAAAGAAGTTCATAGATGAAGTTGGTGAAGAGATTCTCCCAGAAGAGTATGGTGGAAGAGCAAAGCTTGTAGCTATCCAAGATTTTGAAGTGACACCACAGgaaaatggaagaacaaattga
- the LOC131600285 gene encoding probable RNA-dependent RNA polymerase 1 codes for MCKTIQLHGFPSNLSAKEVMKFVEQHTGFQTVLAVIIEKHKDSMTHVNVQFRDQKSVETILDLVTKQHLCYNDTVLNAEVTKSDILPKPRIFAYSMNGIGVNFGCQTSKRKLSVLWEHSNASVKFGSRLGKMYIFFSYLSKDYKLQINSESISRIELHRSHCHTKKLLLFQLRSAPRIYEKLVSEIKYFKEDHDNHWTRSVDFTSSCCIGQSSSLCFELPESVDVPNFRSFYRNYYKFDNTFDLEKQHGFSSNLSLVPMVIPPEEFNLPYKILFKINSLVQHGCLPLQAIDTALFCIVDPQRIKFEYIESALNKLHMMKECCYEPVQWLEEQYRRYSKNSSLLLSSTISLDNGLVYVHRVQVTPSKIYFCGPEVNLSNRVLRNYPEDTDNFLRISFVDENMDKLRSSDLLSRSNGIELDQETSVHQRVLSTLKNGLEIGDKKFEFLAFSSSQLRDNSAWMFASRKGLTACDIRKWMGDFHEIKNVAKYAARLGQSFSSSRETVSVERHEIETIPDIELTRGEIKYCFSDGIGKISYALAQEVATKIGCNDRIIPSAFQIRYGGYKGVVAIDPNSSTKLSLRKSMCKFKSENTKLDVLTWSKHKPCFLNRQVIVLLSTLGVKDRVFKRMQREVVNKLKMISRKPFNALDMMSQGEITTMLREMLICGFHPNNEPFLSMILRTIYASKLQELQLKTRIFVRKGRSMLGCLDETRRLKYGEVFVQISLPRSKQSNVSSKGFGAKNGKYIVKGKVVVAKNPCLHPGDVRILRAIDVPSLHHMVDCVVFPQKGRRPHPNECSGSDLDGDIYFVCWDPALIPPHQENPMDHASSKAMSMDHDVTLQDIEEHFTHYIVKDTLGIIASAHTVFADKESEKAMSHSCIELAKLHSVAVDYAKSGVPAEIPQHLQVKQYPDFMERQNKPSYQSNSIIGKLYREVKNVAQQKGHKKSFTKKSAMKLYDHDMKINGFEKYLKIACEYKHMYDSKLLNLMDYYGIETEAEIVSGNILKMSKSFNDRKDKEGISHAVMSLRNEARNWFNEMKSKSNSQGDDDSYAIASAWYYVTYHSSYWGCYNEGLNKDHFLSFPWCVHDTLVQIKKDKANSRIYGIKVWRRVKMFLITLMFCMLLWIIMHYKFI; via the exons ATGTGCAAGACAATTCAATTACATGGATTCCCATCCAATCTTTCTGCTAAAGAGGTCATGAAATTTGTAGAGCAACACACTGGCTTTCAAACTGTTCTTGCTGTAATCATTGAGAAGCACAAAGATTCTATGACACATGTTAATGTTCAATTCAGAGACCAAAAAAGTGTTGAAACAATCTTAGACTTGGTTACAAAACAACACCTATGTTACAATGACACTGTTCTTAATGCTGAGGTTACAAAATCTGACATTTTGCCAAAGCCAAGAATCTTTGCTTATAGCATGAATGGTATTGGAGTAAACTTTGGATGTCAAACATCTAAGAGAAAACTTAGTGTACTTTGGGAACATTCAAATGCTTCTGTTAAATTTGGATCCAGGTTAGGAAAAATGTATATCTTTTTTAGCTATTTGTCTAAGGATTATAAGCTGCAGATTAATTCGGAGAGTATATCGCGGATTGAGCTGCATCGGTCGCATTGTCATACCAAGAAGCTTCTTCTTTTTCAG TTACGTAGTGCTCCTCGAATCTACGAAAAACTTGTTTCCGAAATCAAGTATTTTAAGGAAGATCATGACAACCATTGGACTAGAAGTGTAGATTTCACTTCATCATGTTGCATTGGACAATCatcatctttatgctttgagCTTCCAGAAAGTGTCGATGTTCCGAATTTTCGTTCATTCTATCGAAATTATTATAAGTTTGATAACACCTTTGATCTTGAGAAACAACATGGTTTCTCGTCGAATTTGAGTCTTGTCCCTATGGTGATTCCACCAGAAGAATTCAACTTGCCATACaaaattcttttcaaaatcaactcaTTAGTCCAACATGGTTGCCTTCCTTTGCAAGCAATTGACACTGCTCTTTTTTGTATTGTTGATCCACAGAGAATCAAATTTGAATACATAGAAAGTGCTTTGAATAAGTTACATATGATGAAAGAATGTTGCTATGAACCTGTTCAATGGTTGGAGGAACAATATCGAAGATACTCGAAAAATAGTTCACTTCTATTATCTAGTACCATTTCACTAGATAATGGATTGGTGTATGTTCATAGAGTACAAGTAACTCcatcgaaaatatatttttgtggtcCCGAAGTTAATCTTTCTAATCGAGTTTTGCGCAACTATCCTGAAGACACCGATAACTTCCTTCGTATTTCTTTTGTCGATGAGAACATGGACAAACTTCGTTCATCCGATTTGTTGTCGCGTTCCAATGGTATAGAGCTGGACCAAGAAACAAGTGTTCATCAGAGAGTACTGTCTACGCTAAAAAACGGCCTAGAAATCGGTGACAAGAAGTTCGAGTTTCTTGCTTTCTCGTCAAGTCAACTACGGGATAACTCAGCGTGGATGTTTGCATCGAGAAAAGGGCTGACCGCGTGTGATATAAGAAAATGGATGGGAGATTTTCATGAAATTAAGAATGTGGCGAAATATGCAGCAAGGCTTGGTCAATCattcagctcttcaagagaaacgGTGAGTGTTGAAAGACACGAAATCGAAACCATTCCTGATATAGAGTTGACAAGAGGTGAGATCAAATATTGTTTTTCTGATGGAATAGGGAAGATATCGTATGCGTTGGCTCAAGAAGTTGCTACAAAAATTGGCTGCAACGATCGCATTATTCCATCTGCATTTCAAATCAGATATGGTGGATACAAAGGTGTTGTTGCTATTGATCCTAACTCATCAACTAAACTTTCCTTGAGAAAAAGCATGTGCAAGTTTAAGTCAGAAAACACAAAACTTGATGTCTTGACATGGAGCAAACACAAGCCATGCTTTCTTAACCGACAAGTAATCGTTCTCTTGTCAACCCTCGGTGTCAAGGATCGAGTCTTCAAAAGGATGCAAAGGGAGGTAGTTAATAAACTCAAAATGATATCAAGAAAACCATTCAATGCACTAGACATGATGTCACAAGGAGAAATCACAACCATGTTAAGGGAAATGCTTATTTGCGGTTTCCATCCAAATAATGAACCTTTCCTTTCCATGATTTTGAGAACAATATATGCATCAAAGCTACAAGAATTGCAGCTCAAAACTAGGATATTTGTTAGGAAAGGAAGATCAATGTTAGGATGTTTGGATGAAACAAGGAGATTAAAATATGGAGAGGTCTTTGTGCAAATATCTCTTCCAAGAAGTAAGCAATCAAATGTGAGTTCTAAGGGCTTTGGAGCGAAAAATGGTAAATATATTGTTAAAGGGAAGGTAGTTGTAGCAAAGAATCCATGTCTTCATCCAGGAGATGTAAGGATTTTGAGAGCAATTGATGTACCTTCCTTACATCATATGGTAGATTGTGTAGTTTTTCCACAGAAGGGGAGAAG ACCACATCCTAATGAGTGTTCAGGAAGTGACTTGGATGGAGATATCTACTTTGTCTGTTGGGACCCTGCTCTTATTCCTCCTCATCAAGAAAATCCAATGGATCATGCTTCTTCCAAAGCCATGAGTATGGATCATGATGTCACATTACAg GATATAGAGGAACATTTCACTCACTACATTGTCAAAGACACCTTAGGAATCATTGCAAGTGCACACACTGTTTTTGCTGATAAAGAATCTGAAAAGGCGATGAGTCATTCATGCATAGAGCTTGCAAAACTACACTCGGTCGCGGTTGATTATGCAAAATCCGGTGTCCCGGCCGAAATACCACAACATCTACAAGTAAAACAATATCCAGATTTCATGGAAAGACAAAACAAACCATCTTATCAATCAAACAGCATAATCGGAAAGCTTTACCGCGAAGTAAAGAACGTCGCCCAACAAAAAGGCCACAAGAAGTCATTCACCAAAAAATCAGCAATGAAGCTATATGATCATGAcatgaaaatcaatggttttgAAAAGTACTTAAAGATTGCTTGTGAATACAAACACATGTATGATTCTAAGCTCTTGAACTTAATGGATTACTATGGTATAGAAACAGAAGCTGAAATAGTTAGTGGAAACATTTTGAAGATGTCAAAATCATTCAATGACAGAAAAGATAAAGAAGGGATAAGCCATGCTGTGATGTCATTGAGAAATGAAGCTAGGAATTGGTTCAATGAGATGAAAAGTAAATCAAATTCTCAAGGTGATGATGATTCTTATGCTATTGCTTCTGCTTGGTATTATGTAACATATCATTCTAGTTATTGGGGATGTTACAATGAAGGGCTTAATAAGGATCATTTCCTTAGTTTTCCATGGTGTGTTCATGATACTCTTGTTCAGATAAAGAAGGATAAAGCCAATAGTAGAATTTATGGAATCAAGGTTTGGAGAAGGGTGAAAATGTTTCTCATCACATTGATGTTTTGTATGTTATTGTGGATAATAATGCATTATAAATTCATATGA